One genomic window of Aethina tumida isolate Nest 87 chromosome 3, icAetTumi1.1, whole genome shotgun sequence includes the following:
- the LOC109598508 gene encoding uncharacterized protein LOC109598508 → MTEIDELKTTVWVITGILSGVCGLLLCGLIGAFAWISNIAKKLQDESDKPNNMIDKPISFNRGFEDQFQGLPRVPPSDPRQDFDDINRSRGYPQQQMPRHEYNVPPVRNNPPPAPPPPMPMGMNNRNFPDVSNNFPGQPGVRRTNPMRYNDRAGY, encoded by the exons ATG aCCGAAATAGATGAATTGAAGACCACTGTATGGGTCATAACTGGTATTCTCAGCGGTGTTTGTGGCCTTCTCTTGTGTGGTCTAATCGGTGCGTTTGCGTGGATATCAAACATTGCCAAGAAGTTACAAGATGAATCTGATAAACCAAACAACATGATAGA TAAACCAATTAGTTTCAACCGAGGTTTCGAAGATCAATTCCAAGGACTCCCCAGAGTGCCTCCGTCGGATCCGCGACAAGATTTTGACGATATAAACCGATCCAGGGGATATCCCCAACAACAAATGCCGAGGCACGAGTACAATGTTCCACCGGTACGAAACAATCCTCCGCCAGCTCCTCCACCGCCAATGCCTATGGGCATGAACAACAGGAACTTCCCCGACGTTTCCAACAACTTCCCCGGCCAACCTGGAGTGAGaag gaCCAACCCAATGAGATATAACGATCGTGCCGGATATTAA
- the LOC109598489 gene encoding single-minded homolog 1 isoform X1, with amino-acid sequence MFEVDVKVEVKDEFPAVMDYVKLDNVRKIKVASHGAKGAMKEKSKNAARSRREKENAEFLELAKLLPLPAAITSQLDKASVIRLTTSYLKMRQVFPDGLGDAWGATPVVHTQRDTPIKELGSYLLQTLDGFIFVVAPDGKIMYISETASVHLGLSQVELTGNSIYEYIHPADHDEMTAVLSPQLPHPGVNQQDYEIERAFFLRMKCVLAKRNAGLTNGGYKVIHCSGYLKVKQFNASSSPYENCYQNMGLVAVGHSLPPSAITEIKLHTNMFMFRASLDLKLIFLDARVAQLTGYEPQDLIEKTLYHHIHGSDIFAMRLAHHQLLHKGQVTTKYYRFLTNGGGWVWMQSYATIVHNTRSSRPHCIVSVNYVLSDLEVKDLILNVAQGPPREDLSSSPHSTHSPAQTPSRTSVPSQPKYQTSRPTTLHTSMVSPHTASIPEDEFSDSNGAIAYPPPDYPVYLHNFNDDPYYPHQDMYYQFAEHEGAQHGMHGAAPIAQQRPFSASSSSCSSMESEHLHLQSLSANAYCAENVHGQHFNSVTLSSFNNNQAHGTLPQNMYAGHDYNKLGHQTGAGYTSVIVDTQQYQLANEYVH; translated from the exons ATGTTCGAAGTCGATGTTAAGGTCGAAGTTAAGGACGAGTTTCCCGCCGTAATGGACTATGTTAAGTTGGATAATGTCAGGAAAATTAAAG TAGCATCACACGGCGCTAAGGGCGCCATGAAAGAAAAAAGCAAGAACGCGGCGAGGTCGCGACGCGAGAAGGAGAACGCCGAATTTTTGGAGTTGGCCAAGCTGCTGCCGCTGCCCGCGGCCATCACATCACAACTGGACAAGGCCTCCGTCATCCGATTGACCACGTCGTACCTCAAAATGCGACAGGTGTTCCCCGACG GTTTGGGAGACGCATGGGGTGCGACTCCCGTCGTCCACACCCAAAGGGACACGCCGATCAAAGAACTGGGTTCGTACCTCCTCCAAACCTTAGACGGTTTCATCTTCGTCGTCGCTCCTGACGGCAAAATCATGTACATATCAGAAACGGCCTCCGTTCATCTAGGTTTATCACAA GTAGAGTTGACCGGAAACAGCATCTACGAATACATCCATCCGGCCGATCACGACGAAATGACGGCCGTGCTGTCGCCTCAGCTGCCGCATCCGGGCGTCAATCAGCAGGACTACGAGATCGAGCGGGCGTTCTTCCTGCGAATGAAGTGCGTCCTGGCGAAACGCAACGCCGGACTGACCAACGGTGGCTACAAG GTCATACATTGTTCGGGGTACCTTAAAGTGAAGCAGTTCAACGCCTCCTCATCCCCATACGAAAACTGTTATCAAAACATGGGGTTGGTCGCGGTTGGTCATTCCTTACCACCAAGTGCCATCACGGAGATCAAGCTGCACACGAACATGTTCATGTTCAGGGCTAGCCTGGATCTCAAATTAATCTTCCTAGATGCTCG gGTGGCCCAGCTGACGGGGTACGAGCCGCAGGACCTCATCGAGAAGACCCTGTACCACCACATTCACGGTAGCGACATTTTCGCCATGAGACTGGCACACCACCAAC TATTGCACAAGGGGCAAGTGACGACCAAGTACTATCGATTTTTGACGAACGGCGGTGGCTGGGTTTGGATGCAGAGCTACGCCACCATCGTCCACAACACCAGGTCATCCCGGCCACACTGTATAGTGTCAGTAAACTACGTACTAAG TGATTTAGAGGTGAAAGACTTGATCCTGAACGTAGCCCAGGGACCACCGAGAGAGGACCTGTCCAGTTCCCCGCATAGCACCCACTCCCCGGCCCAGACGCCGTCGAGGACCAGCGTACCATCACAGCCCAAATACCAAACATCACGACCGACCACATTACACACCAGCATGGTGTCCCCGCACACCGCCTCCATCCCCGAGGACGAGTTCAGCGATTCGAACGGCGCCATCGCCTATCCGCCGCCGGATTATCCGGTTTATCTGCACAACTTCAACGACGATCCGTACTACCCGCACCAGGACATGTACTACCAGTTCGCCGAGCACGAAGGGGCGCAGCACGGCATGCACGGCGCCGCGCCCATCGCCCAGCAGCGGCCGTTCAGTGCGTCGTCGAGCAGTTGCAGTTCGATGGAAAGTGAACATTTGCATTTGCAAAGCCTCAGTGCCAACGCCTATTGTGCCGAAAATGTTCACGGACAGCACTTCAACAGTGTGACGTTAAGCAGTTTCAACAATAACCAAGCCCACGGGACGCTACCTCAGAACATGTACGCGGGACACGACTACAACAAGCTGGGACACCAGACTGGTGCGGGTTACACCAGTGTAATAGTCGACACGCAACAGTACCAACTGGCTAACGAATACGTACACTAG
- the LOC109598489 gene encoding single-minded homolog 1 isoform X2, whose product MKEKSKNAARSRREKENAEFLELAKLLPLPAAITSQLDKASVIRLTTSYLKMRQVFPDGLGDAWGATPVVHTQRDTPIKELGSYLLQTLDGFIFVVAPDGKIMYISETASVHLGLSQVELTGNSIYEYIHPADHDEMTAVLSPQLPHPGVNQQDYEIERAFFLRMKCVLAKRNAGLTNGGYKVIHCSGYLKVKQFNASSSPYENCYQNMGLVAVGHSLPPSAITEIKLHTNMFMFRASLDLKLIFLDARVAQLTGYEPQDLIEKTLYHHIHGSDIFAMRLAHHQLLHKGQVTTKYYRFLTNGGGWVWMQSYATIVHNTRSSRPHCIVSVNYVLSDLEVKDLILNVAQGPPREDLSSSPHSTHSPAQTPSRTSVPSQPKYQTSRPTTLHTSMVSPHTASIPEDEFSDSNGAIAYPPPDYPVYLHNFNDDPYYPHQDMYYQFAEHEGAQHGMHGAAPIAQQRPFSASSSSCSSMESEHLHLQSLSANAYCAENVHGQHFNSVTLSSFNNNQAHGTLPQNMYAGHDYNKLGHQTGAGYTSVIVDTQQYQLANEYVH is encoded by the exons ATGAAAGAAAAAAGCAAGAACGCGGCGAGGTCGCGACGCGAGAAGGAGAACGCCGAATTTTTGGAGTTGGCCAAGCTGCTGCCGCTGCCCGCGGCCATCACATCACAACTGGACAAGGCCTCCGTCATCCGATTGACCACGTCGTACCTCAAAATGCGACAGGTGTTCCCCGACG GTTTGGGAGACGCATGGGGTGCGACTCCCGTCGTCCACACCCAAAGGGACACGCCGATCAAAGAACTGGGTTCGTACCTCCTCCAAACCTTAGACGGTTTCATCTTCGTCGTCGCTCCTGACGGCAAAATCATGTACATATCAGAAACGGCCTCCGTTCATCTAGGTTTATCACAA GTAGAGTTGACCGGAAACAGCATCTACGAATACATCCATCCGGCCGATCACGACGAAATGACGGCCGTGCTGTCGCCTCAGCTGCCGCATCCGGGCGTCAATCAGCAGGACTACGAGATCGAGCGGGCGTTCTTCCTGCGAATGAAGTGCGTCCTGGCGAAACGCAACGCCGGACTGACCAACGGTGGCTACAAG GTCATACATTGTTCGGGGTACCTTAAAGTGAAGCAGTTCAACGCCTCCTCATCCCCATACGAAAACTGTTATCAAAACATGGGGTTGGTCGCGGTTGGTCATTCCTTACCACCAAGTGCCATCACGGAGATCAAGCTGCACACGAACATGTTCATGTTCAGGGCTAGCCTGGATCTCAAATTAATCTTCCTAGATGCTCG gGTGGCCCAGCTGACGGGGTACGAGCCGCAGGACCTCATCGAGAAGACCCTGTACCACCACATTCACGGTAGCGACATTTTCGCCATGAGACTGGCACACCACCAAC TATTGCACAAGGGGCAAGTGACGACCAAGTACTATCGATTTTTGACGAACGGCGGTGGCTGGGTTTGGATGCAGAGCTACGCCACCATCGTCCACAACACCAGGTCATCCCGGCCACACTGTATAGTGTCAGTAAACTACGTACTAAG TGATTTAGAGGTGAAAGACTTGATCCTGAACGTAGCCCAGGGACCACCGAGAGAGGACCTGTCCAGTTCCCCGCATAGCACCCACTCCCCGGCCCAGACGCCGTCGAGGACCAGCGTACCATCACAGCCCAAATACCAAACATCACGACCGACCACATTACACACCAGCATGGTGTCCCCGCACACCGCCTCCATCCCCGAGGACGAGTTCAGCGATTCGAACGGCGCCATCGCCTATCCGCCGCCGGATTATCCGGTTTATCTGCACAACTTCAACGACGATCCGTACTACCCGCACCAGGACATGTACTACCAGTTCGCCGAGCACGAAGGGGCGCAGCACGGCATGCACGGCGCCGCGCCCATCGCCCAGCAGCGGCCGTTCAGTGCGTCGTCGAGCAGTTGCAGTTCGATGGAAAGTGAACATTTGCATTTGCAAAGCCTCAGTGCCAACGCCTATTGTGCCGAAAATGTTCACGGACAGCACTTCAACAGTGTGACGTTAAGCAGTTTCAACAATAACCAAGCCCACGGGACGCTACCTCAGAACATGTACGCGGGACACGACTACAACAAGCTGGGACACCAGACTGGTGCGGGTTACACCAGTGTAATAGTCGACACGCAACAGTACCAACTGGCTAACGAATACGTACACTAG
- the LOC109598520 gene encoding transmembrane protein 267 encodes MFLKLLNIYLTILLGLVAVIGDYLVAHSNLHLFQAIFDNATHAVIGGLTWFFYRHNYKNYLAIDTIKEIALCTLLSSCIDLDHFIAAHSIHLKDATNLQSRPFLHCTTYPLAFVLFVLTSSVYCKSGLLKTAGLLLLAAFASHHTRDATRRGFWLHPFGSTPPIPYYVYVGITCFIPYVICGLHYVIKVERMEYFNKTTVI; translated from the exons atgtttttaaaattgttaaatatatatttgactaTATTACTAGGATTAGTGGCGGTAATCGGCGACTATTTGGTGGCCCACAGTaatctacatttatttcaagcaaTTTTCGACAATGCCACTCACGCAGTAATCGGCGGATTGACGTGGTTCTTTTAcagacataattataaaaattacctcGCTATTGatacaataaaagaaatagCACTATGCACTCTACTATCCTCTTGCATTGACTTGGATCATTTTATAGCTGCACATTCAATACACTTAAAG GATGCAACCAACTTGCAAAGCAGGCCATTCCTGCATTGTACGACGTATCCATTGGCATTCGTCTTGTTTGTGTTAACGAGCAGTGTTTACTGTAAAAGTGGTTTGCTAAAAACTGCTGGTTTGTTGCTGCTCGCAGCCTTTGCAAGTCATCACACAAGGGATGCCACAAGGAGGGGCTTCTGGCTTCATCCATTTGGCTCTACACCTCCTATACCATACTATGTCTATGTTGGAATAACATGTTTTATCCCTTATGTTATCTGTGGATTACattatgttattaaagttGAGagaatggaatattttaataaaacaactgtgatatga